Within Nocardioides rotundus, the genomic segment GCGAGGTAGCGCGAGGTGTTCTCCAGCGCGGCCTTCGCCACGCCCATCCAGTCGTAGGCCGGCCACGCGACGGTGGCGTCGAAGGTCAGCCCGACGATCGAGGAGCCCTCCCCCATCAGCGGGCGGCAGGCCACGGCGAGCGAGCGCAGGGAGTACGCCGAGACCTGGACGGCCTGCGCGACGTCGTCCCACGGCCCCTCCAGGAACTTCCCGCCCAGGAGAGTCTCCGGGTTGCCGTAGGCGATGGAGTGGACCACACCGTCGAGGCCGTCGACGTGCTCGCGGACGGCCGCCTCGAGCCCAGCAAGGTGGTCCTCGTCAGTCACGTCGAGCTCGAGGACGGGTGCCTCCTTCGGCAGCCGCTTGGCGATCCGCCGGGTGATGCCGAGCGCGCGTCCGAAGTTGGAGATGAGCACCTCGGCGCCCTGCTCCTGCGCGAACCGGGCGGCTGCGAAGCCGATGGACTTGTCCATCGTCACGCCCGCGACCAGGATCCGCTTGCCGTCCAGGATGCCCATCGGTGTGCCTTCCTCGTGGAGTTCTTGTCGTGGTGTGTGGACCCTCAGTGGCCCATGCCCAGGCCGCCGTCGACCGGGATCACGGCGCCGGTGACGTAGGCCGCCCCCG encodes:
- the fabI gene encoding enoyl-ACP reductase FabI, with translation MGILDGKRILVAGVTMDKSIGFAAARFAQEQGAEVLISNFGRALGITRRIAKRLPKEAPVLELDVTDEDHLAGLEAAVREHVDGLDGVVHSIAYGNPETLLGGKFLEGPWDDVAQAVQVSAYSLRSLAVACRPLMGEGSSIVGLTFDATVAWPAYDWMGVAKAALENTSRYLARDLGPDGIRCNLVSAGPLKTLAAKAIPGFEDLESMWSTRAPLGWDETDADPTARAICALLSDLFPATTGEIVHVDGGFHAMGA